The segment CCCCAGGAGGCGCTAGGGCGCCTGGTGTTTCCCCTGGGCGAACTCACCAAGGCCGATACCCGCGTGGAAGCGGCGCGGCATGGGCTGCGCACGGCCGAGAAACCCGAGAGCCAAGACCTCTGCCTCGCCGACCACCACGGCTCGATGAAGGCGTTCCTCGATGCCTACCTACCGCCGCGTCAGGGCGAGATCGTGCTGGAAGACGGTCGCGTTGTGGGTGAGCACGATGGCATCCAGCACTTCACCATTGGCCAGCGCAAAGGTTTGGGCGTGGCCTGGAGCGAGCCGTTGCATGTGGTGCGCCTCGATGGCGCCATGAATCGTGTGGTGGTGGCTCCGCGCCGTGATGCCGCTCGCGGCGATGCGCTGGTGGGGGCCGTGAATTGGGTGTCGATCGCTCCGCCTGAAGAGCCGATCGACGTGGAGGTGCAGGTTCGCTACCGCAGCGGAGCGGTGGCGGCTCGCTTGTCTCCCCTGCCCGCCACCGATGCCGATGCGGCGGCCGGCCGGCCCCATCGCTGCCGGCTGGAATTTGCCGAGGAGCAGTTCTCGATCACGCCGGGCCAGGCGGCGGTGTTTTACGCCGGTGATCGGGTGCTGGGAGGCGGCCTGATTCAGCGCTGACACGCCCCTTCCCGCGTGTTCACTTTGGCTCCACAATGACCGGGCTGCTCGGCCTGTCGCTGTCCGTGGTCCTCGCTGAGGAGCTGTTGTGAGCGGGGTGGCAAACCGACTGAATTCAGGGCTTCTGCGGCAAAGCCTGCGCATCGCGGTGGTGATGTTTGTGACCGCGGCGATTGCGCTTTGGTGTGATCGAACCGCTTATCTGTGGTACCCGCTGAATGCTGCTTTGATCGTTGTCGATGACAACGATGAGCTCACCCTCCCTGCGGCCAGGGGCCGGATCATGGGCACCATTCTTGGGGGTCTGCTCACCTTTGTAGTGCACACCATTGCCTCCGGCTGGATGGCGGTGTTGCTCACCTGTCTGTTGTGCTTCCCGCTGCTGCGCCTGTGCGGATGGCAGGGGGGATTGTCGACGGCGGTGAACATCGTGGTGATGTTTCTGATGATCCCCAAGCCCACGCAGCTGAATTGGGATTTCGTCTTTAACCGCAGCCTCGACAGTTTGATCGGCATTGTGGTGGCCGTGGTTGTGGCCTATCTGTTCTGGCCTAGGAATCGCCTGGCGGAACTCGATCGCTTGGATGTGGCGCTTGATCAGCAGATTCGTTCTGGTCAACAGGGGGCTGCTGCAGAGCTCACGGCTGGGTATTTGCGGCTGGCTCGCTTGGTGGAGGTGGCGTTGCAGAGCCAACAGGCTGACCTGGTGCGGCGCAAGCGTTGGCGGCAGCGCTTG is part of the Synechococcus sp. HK05 genome and harbors:
- a CDS encoding FUSC family protein; protein product: MSGVANRLNSGLLRQSLRIAVVMFVTAAIALWCDRTAYLWYPLNAALIVVDDNDELTLPAARGRIMGTILGGLLTFVVHTIASGWMAVLLTCLLCFPLLRLCGWQGGLSTAVNIVVMFLMIPKPTQLNWDFVFNRSLDSLIGIVVAVVVAYLFWPRNRLAELDRLDVALDQQIRSGQQGAAAELTAGYLRLARLVEVALQSQQADLVRRKRWRQRLLLWETLLHHSLELDRHRSLQQSGLRSPLLAAAMADERQRVHQALRSMQLCREACR
- the mnmA gene encoding tRNA 2-thiouridine(34) synthase MnmA, with protein sequence MAATPAGAAALERLQAWPGEHRVAVGLSGGVDSSLTAALLVEAGWQVEGLTLWLMSGKGACCAEGLVDAAGICEQLGVEHHVVDFREHFKEQIVDFLVQGYGDGITPLPCSRCNREVKFGPMLRWAAEERGIERIATGHYARVSHGEQSDNGRHQLLRGLDRQKDQSYFLYDLPQEALGRLVFPLGELTKADTRVEAARHGLRTAEKPESQDLCLADHHGSMKAFLDAYLPPRQGEIVLEDGRVVGEHDGIQHFTIGQRKGLGVAWSEPLHVVRLDGAMNRVVVAPRRDAARGDALVGAVNWVSIAPPEEPIDVEVQVRYRSGAVAARLSPLPATDADAAAGRPHRCRLEFAEEQFSITPGQAAVFYAGDRVLGGGLIQR